The following are encoded in a window of Pirellulales bacterium genomic DNA:
- a CDS encoding methyltransferase domain-containing protein, with protein MTTDYNAISREYQLSKLQPWRAHIEAYSLLGLVGDLTGQSVLDVACGEGFYTRLLHGQGAATAVGVDLSQGMIELAREQEAARPLGIRYEVADATNMNLGTQFDVVSAAYLLNYAHNRTDLAAMCRGIAHALRPGGRFVTVNSSPLLDFCQAPSFRKYGFETKIAEGPTEGAPITWTFHLANGSFSIENYFLDRQAHEEALSAAGFREIRWHPSRLEPAGLERFGSDLWEDFLSHPPIALIECVK; from the coding sequence ATGACGACCGACTACAACGCCATCTCGCGCGAGTACCAGCTCTCGAAGCTGCAGCCCTGGCGAGCCCACATCGAGGCGTATTCGTTGTTAGGACTGGTCGGCGACCTGACGGGGCAATCCGTTCTGGACGTCGCCTGCGGCGAAGGATTCTACACCCGGCTGTTACATGGCCAGGGGGCGGCGACGGCCGTTGGCGTAGATCTCTCGCAGGGAATGATCGAGCTTGCCCGCGAACAGGAAGCGGCCCGCCCGCTGGGCATCCGGTACGAAGTGGCCGACGCCACGAACATGAATCTCGGCACGCAGTTCGACGTGGTGTCGGCGGCCTACCTGCTGAACTACGCGCACAACCGGACGGATTTGGCCGCGATGTGCCGAGGGATCGCCCACGCACTGCGGCCAGGCGGGCGATTCGTGACGGTCAACTCCAGCCCGCTGCTCGATTTTTGCCAAGCCCCCTCATTCCGAAAATACGGCTTCGAAACAAAAATCGCCGAAGGTCCGACGGAAGGGGCGCCGATCACCTGGACCTTTCATCTGGCGAACGGCTCGTTCTCGATCGAGAACTATTTCCTCGATCGGCAAGCTCACGAAGAGGCACTCTCAGCAGCCGGCTTTCGCGAAATTCGCTGGCACCCGTCACGGCTCGAACCGGCCGGACTCGAACGCTTCGGCTCCGACCTGTGGGAAGACTTCCTGTCGCACCCCCCGATTGCGCTCATCGAGTGCGTCAAGTAG